A genomic segment from Paramixta manurensis encodes:
- a CDS encoding fimbria/pilus outer membrane usher protein: MAISCALSSQVAIAEENNASLVEFDPAFLSIAPGNDVDLSRFNSGANALPGKYRSDIYVNNNLITTEQIEIVSAEDKTTYPCLTRQIIAAINLDFEKLPATARDALSQDDQSCYRLEKLIPNATVAYDSSEQRLDIVIPQIFIHRSAQGSVSPALWDRGVPALMLGYNLNAYNQHTKSGSENSFYAGFNTGLNVGAWYFRHNGNYNWSENGLKKYTSINTYLQRDIPSIQGRLLVGQSNTRGQLFDSVPFSGVQIASDERMLPQSRRGYAPEIHGIARTNARVTVKQNNQVIYETTVTPGEFLINDLYPSGYGGDLVVTVKEADGSEQSFSVPFSSVTQLLRPGTWQYSVTSGRLRGNELRDPPILTEGTVQYGISNTLTGYTGMQLTDNYYAAQVGLAVDTPVGAVSFDVTKARAHINTNAHGGNSTSGESYKVGFNKLINQTNSNISLAAYRFSTEGYLDLIPALQLRELNTQDNRNVRIWRPKNRLTLTASQGLPGNFGQFYVTGSVQNYWQKDGTDKQYQLGYSNYIGNLSYSLNATKTWSNYGRQQTSYLLSFSLPLGSSVVRNAPQMRVDLSHDSDGRMSEMTSLNGTAGSTSQFSYGVSASHANQRAGTSGSANAQYRTAVTTVNGGWSGGKDYRSVSAGASGMAMIHGGGVTFSPYYADTAALVEAKGAEGAHVSGYPGIQVDSNGYAIVPYLNPYEMNEITIDPKGTAQGVELDNTSQKVAPYSGAVVKLTYNARSGNALLINASYLNKPLPFGAAISDSNGSNVGYVGQGGQAFVRVENVSGTLSVTWGDQESKRCLLPYQVPGNQKAAMPILSAVCTPVGK, translated from the coding sequence GTGGCAATCTCTTGCGCACTGAGCAGCCAGGTCGCCATTGCCGAAGAGAACAACGCTTCTCTGGTAGAGTTCGACCCGGCATTTCTGAGCATTGCACCCGGCAATGACGTTGATCTGAGCCGTTTTAACAGCGGCGCCAACGCGTTGCCCGGCAAATATCGCTCCGATATTTACGTTAACAATAATCTGATCACTACTGAGCAAATTGAGATTGTCTCAGCAGAGGATAAAACCACCTATCCCTGTTTAACCCGCCAGATTATTGCCGCCATTAATTTAGATTTTGAAAAACTCCCGGCGACCGCGCGTGATGCGTTATCTCAAGACGATCAGAGCTGCTATCGCTTAGAAAAATTGATCCCGAACGCGACCGTGGCTTATGACAGTAGCGAGCAACGGCTTGACATTGTGATCCCACAAATCTTTATTCACCGCAGTGCGCAAGGCAGCGTTAGTCCGGCGCTGTGGGATCGTGGTGTTCCGGCACTGATGTTAGGCTACAACCTGAATGCCTATAACCAACATACCAAAAGCGGTAGCGAAAACTCATTCTATGCCGGGTTTAATACCGGGCTGAATGTGGGTGCCTGGTACTTCCGCCATAACGGGAATTACAACTGGTCAGAGAACGGACTTAAAAAGTACACCTCAATTAATACCTACCTGCAGCGTGACATCCCTTCTATTCAGGGGCGCTTGCTGGTTGGGCAGTCCAACACACGGGGACAACTGTTCGATTCAGTGCCCTTTAGCGGTGTGCAGATCGCCAGCGATGAGCGCATGTTGCCGCAGTCTCGTCGCGGCTATGCGCCAGAGATCCATGGTATCGCACGTACCAATGCCCGCGTGACGGTAAAACAGAACAATCAGGTCATTTATGAAACCACCGTTACGCCCGGCGAGTTCCTGATTAACGATCTGTATCCCAGCGGCTATGGCGGCGATTTAGTGGTGACGGTTAAAGAAGCCGATGGCAGCGAACAATCCTTCTCGGTCCCCTTCTCTTCCGTGACGCAACTTTTGCGTCCTGGTACCTGGCAATACTCCGTCACCTCCGGTCGGTTACGCGGCAATGAACTGCGCGATCCGCCTATTTTGACCGAAGGCACCGTACAGTACGGTATTAGTAATACGCTAACCGGCTATACCGGTATGCAATTAACCGATAACTACTATGCCGCGCAAGTTGGGCTCGCGGTGGATACACCGGTGGGCGCGGTTTCCTTCGATGTCACCAAAGCGCGTGCGCATATTAATACCAACGCGCATGGCGGTAATTCGACCAGTGGCGAAAGCTATAAAGTAGGTTTTAACAAACTCATTAATCAAACCAATAGCAATATCTCGCTGGCGGCTTATCGTTTCTCAACCGAAGGATATCTGGATTTAATTCCGGCACTCCAGCTACGTGAATTGAATACACAGGATAATCGTAACGTCAGGATTTGGCGGCCTAAAAATCGTCTGACATTGACCGCAAGTCAGGGATTACCGGGAAATTTTGGTCAGTTTTACGTTACCGGCTCGGTACAGAACTACTGGCAAAAAGACGGAACCGACAAACAGTATCAGTTAGGGTACAGCAACTATATCGGCAACCTTAGCTATAGCCTGAATGCGACCAAAACCTGGTCCAACTATGGCCGCCAGCAAACCAGCTATCTGTTGAGCTTTAGCCTACCGCTGGGTAGCTCTGTGGTACGTAACGCGCCTCAGATGCGTGTCGATCTTAGCCATGATTCTGATGGCCGCATGAGTGAAATGACCAGCCTGAATGGCACTGCGGGCAGCACCAGCCAATTCAGTTACGGCGTCAGCGCTTCTCACGCCAACCAGCGTGCGGGAACCAGCGGTTCGGCTAATGCCCAATACCGTACTGCCGTAACCACAGTAAATGGTGGCTGGAGTGGTGGTAAAGACTACCGTAGCGTGTCGGCAGGGGCCAGCGGTATGGCGATGATACATGGCGGCGGCGTCACCTTCAGCCCGTATTATGCTGACACCGCAGCGCTGGTTGAAGCTAAAGGCGCGGAAGGCGCTCACGTTTCGGGTTATCCGGGCATTCAGGTTGACAGCAATGGCTATGCGATTGTGCCTTACCTGAATCCGTATGAAATGAATGAAATTACCATCGATCCGAAAGGAACCGCGCAGGGCGTTGAACTGGATAATACCTCCCAGAAAGTCGCCCCTTATTCGGGTGCAGTGGTCAAACTGACCTATAACGCCAGAAGCGGGAACGCGTTACTGATTAATGCCAGCTACCTGAACAAACCGCTGCCGTTTGGCGCGGCAATTAGCGACAGTAACGGTAGTAACGTCGGTTATGTTGGTCAAGGCGGGCAGGCCTTTGTGCGCGTAGAAAATGTCAGCGGTACCCTCTCGGTAACATGGGGCGACCAAGAGTCAAAACGCTGTCTGCTGCCCTACCAAGTGCCGGGTAATCAAAAAGCGGCAATGCCAATATTAAGCGCGGTCTGTACACCCGTCGGGAAATAG
- a CDS encoding fimbrial biogenesis chaperone has protein sequence MKKFISHITKIISLALLLSQVSSAYASIIIGGTRVIYPAGEKEVTVKVTNKGQNPVLIQSWMDNGDTNTKPENIKVPFILTPPINRVDPQKGQTLRMSFTGAPLPADKESVFWLNVLEIPAKNASVADKNILQVAFRSRIKVFWRPAGLASDASEAAKSLVWRAEGGKVTAVNNSPYFVSLVSASVNGHKVDAPMIAPKSSQSIALNVTAGQKIQYIFVNDYGAYINHDAVAK, from the coding sequence ATGAAAAAATTCATTAGTCATATTACAAAAATTATAAGCTTAGCATTATTACTTTCTCAGGTATCTTCTGCTTATGCCAGTATTATTATTGGCGGCACCCGCGTAATTTATCCGGCGGGCGAAAAAGAAGTCACGGTCAAGGTGACTAATAAAGGTCAAAATCCGGTACTGATTCAAAGCTGGATGGATAATGGCGATACCAACACCAAACCAGAAAACATTAAAGTTCCTTTCATCCTAACGCCACCGATTAATCGGGTTGATCCACAGAAAGGACAAACGCTGCGTATGAGTTTCACTGGCGCGCCTTTACCCGCTGATAAAGAGTCGGTGTTCTGGCTGAATGTACTGGAAATCCCAGCCAAAAATGCCAGCGTTGCGGACAAAAATATTTTACAGGTTGCTTTCCGTTCACGCATCAAGGTGTTCTGGCGCCCTGCCGGTTTGGCTAGCGATGCCAGTGAAGCCGCTAAATCATTAGTCTGGCGTGCCGAGGGCGGCAAAGTCACCGCGGTGAATAACTCGCCTTATTTCGTTTCATTGGTCAGCGCCTCGGTTAACGGTCATAAAGTCGATGCGCCGATGATCGCGCCCAAAAGTAGCCAGTCCATTGCGTTGAATGTCACAGCTGGGCAGAAAATACAATATATCTTCGTCAATGATTATGGCGCTTATATCAATCACGATGCTGTCGCAAAATAA
- a CDS encoding fimbrial protein, with the protein MKNSIIAASIMALFGAANVAHAAPTGTITFNGELTANTCVVKVNGQGPSETVVLPTISINQLKTSGESAGKTNFSMELSDCSDTATGVAAFFEAGKDVNINGRLNNNLTDGAKLVSLQLLDGSNGYTAIKAGDQVQNTATASVTVTDGKATLPYAVQYYAEGATSAGKVVSMVDYSIIYK; encoded by the coding sequence ATGAAAAACTCAATTATCGCTGCTTCTATTATGGCTCTGTTCGGTGCTGCAAACGTTGCTCATGCAGCTCCTACCGGCACAATTACCTTTAACGGTGAACTTACTGCAAATACGTGTGTAGTAAAAGTGAATGGTCAAGGCCCATCTGAAACAGTGGTTCTGCCAACAATCAGTATTAATCAGTTAAAAACCAGCGGTGAGTCTGCCGGTAAAACCAATTTCAGCATGGAATTGAGCGACTGTTCCGATACTGCAACTGGCGTGGCTGCATTTTTTGAAGCAGGCAAAGATGTCAATATCAATGGCCGCCTGAATAATAACCTGACCGATGGCGCTAAACTGGTTAGCCTTCAGTTGTTAGATGGTTCAAATGGCTACACCGCGATTAAAGCCGGTGACCAGGTTCAAAATACCGCAACGGCAAGCGTTACCGTAACCGACGGTAAAGCAACCCTGCCTTACGCTGTTCAATATTATGCTGAAGGCGCAACCAGCGCTGGTAAAGTCGTGAGCATGGTTGATTACTCCATCATTTATAAATAA
- a CDS encoding fimbrial protein: MSAKLNLTAILSVLMLGYTLPAAAAVTCDINGESGGANPTVSIQGAPNISATEDLPNGTVLFQGRLAANTDIQRTPVVSCYIPDTSATASETVTVETRGKVAGGALVGTDNYTFKTNVPGIGVRFWILGHYLTNSDAPLDNSLAHYQAQITVKPGGKDVTTTGLYYEHFRNLTFQLVKIGSVTPGMVNGISFPTVEYRAYPADGQSIGKLPARYLIANFSGSANISTPTCTTPSTVNVDLGTFTTTQIESATTTPWKDASIKLTNCQKFTGYQNRDSMFVQDQISGAYDVGMTTPAPTVNNVLGIKLNSNQQNIDVNQGIVGIKTGGGEAQGVAVQIAKGNTASNTPAPLGVEFNQTLALDGSPTINIPLVVRMIKQGTVKAGRVNAQITYTISYK, translated from the coding sequence ATGTCTGCTAAATTAAATCTCACTGCCATACTGAGTGTGCTGATGCTGGGGTATACTTTGCCCGCCGCAGCGGCAGTTACCTGTGATATTAACGGTGAATCGGGTGGCGCTAATCCGACAGTCAGTATTCAAGGGGCACCAAATATTTCCGCGACCGAAGATTTGCCCAATGGCACGGTATTATTTCAGGGGCGCCTCGCGGCAAATACCGATATACAAAGAACTCCGGTTGTTTCGTGTTATATTCCTGATACGTCTGCAACCGCCTCGGAAACCGTGACCGTCGAAACGCGAGGGAAAGTGGCGGGCGGTGCCTTAGTGGGTACGGATAATTATACTTTTAAAACCAATGTGCCCGGAATTGGCGTACGTTTCTGGATCTTAGGCCATTACTTAACTAATAGCGATGCGCCACTGGATAATTCTTTGGCGCATTATCAGGCGCAAATAACCGTAAAACCTGGTGGCAAAGATGTCACCACTACAGGATTGTATTACGAACATTTTCGCAATTTAACTTTTCAGCTAGTTAAAATTGGTAGCGTTACGCCGGGCATGGTTAATGGGATCTCTTTTCCAACCGTCGAATATCGAGCATATCCTGCGGATGGGCAATCTATTGGGAAATTGCCTGCACGTTATTTGATCGCTAATTTTTCCGGCAGCGCTAATATCAGTACGCCAACCTGCACTACACCCTCAACGGTGAATGTTGATTTAGGCACCTTTACTACCACACAAATAGAAAGCGCAACGACGACACCGTGGAAAGATGCCTCAATTAAGCTGACTAATTGTCAAAAATTTACCGGTTACCAGAACCGGGATTCAATGTTCGTACAGGATCAAATTTCCGGCGCTTACGATGTCGGGATGACTACACCTGCGCCAACCGTGAATAACGTGCTGGGCATCAAGCTGAATAGCAATCAACAAAATATTGATGTTAACCAAGGCATCGTCGGGATTAAAACTGGCGGCGGGGAAGCGCAGGGTGTGGCAGTACAAATTGCGAAAGGAAATACGGCAAGTAATACCCCGGCTCCGTTAGGCGTTGAATTTAACCAGACGCTGGCCCTGGATGGCTCACCCACTATCAATATTCCACTGGTGGTACGCATGATCAAACAAGGAACGGTGAAAGCTGGCCGGGTCAATGCGCAAATCACTTATACGATTAGCTACAAATAA
- a CDS encoding fimbrial protein — MFNKLFSGAVAFSILLATMSTETMAAQNGTINVTGLITSPTCQIDVNGSTNATLVLPTIRTDDLPAKGKWAGKNAFTVNVTNCSDVSPDALNIAIIRPAGESDVSNIPVSGTAKNVAFRLANSGAGFLSFDANTVIKPITLTNGKGALPLDVWYYAKEMPISAGTLSAIITFELRYK, encoded by the coding sequence ATGTTCAATAAACTATTTTCAGGCGCGGTCGCCTTCTCTATTCTGTTGGCGACAATGTCGACAGAAACCATGGCCGCGCAGAACGGTACCATCAATGTTACCGGGCTGATTACATCGCCGACCTGCCAAATTGATGTGAACGGATCGACAAATGCCACTCTGGTGCTGCCGACTATACGTACCGATGATTTGCCGGCTAAAGGCAAGTGGGCAGGGAAAAATGCGTTTACGGTTAATGTGACAAACTGTAGTGATGTGTCGCCCGATGCGTTGAATATCGCCATTATTCGGCCTGCGGGAGAGAGTGACGTTTCGAATATACCGGTCAGCGGTACGGCGAAAAATGTGGCATTTCGTCTCGCTAATTCTGGCGCGGGTTTTTTAAGTTTTGACGCCAACACGGTGATTAAACCAATTACATTGACCAATGGGAAAGGGGCTTTGCCGCTGGATGTGTGGTACTACGCAAAAGAGATGCCGATTAGCGCAGGGACGTTAAGTGCGATTATCACCTTTGAATTACGCTATAAATAA
- a CDS encoding FUSC family protein, which translates to MKWLSKSAVLFSLKTCLAAFLAFYIALELNFDKPAWSLTTVYVASQLYSSSTVSKSIFRFLGTVLGGLFIFLIYPATVLYPVLFSLCVSIWVAVCLYFSLHDRTPKSYVFMLAGYSAAIMGFPDVDTPLSITYTVVSRIEEITVAIICSSLVHSLILPVSMRNILENSVTNWYTSARKLCSELLTAETKEQTPEREAILVQMAGYPVNVETLITHCVFEGDAARQLIRLVTVQYQHLSYLIPTLTAIEIRLKLLAEQQIDFPDFVDTTFRRFLTWLNSGDKNRETQAILQDIALTQANIKRCYQDKTLSAEKSLLLSGLLERLANFVKITEAWSTVGEKVGSLKERGNPAKRAQAHWHIDKGLLLLSSFTAFLATFACCLFWIGSGWSDGSTAPLMAAVLCSFFAGMDSPIAPMKLFLKGVVVAIVISILYSALIIPQTVTFESLIIGLAPGLFALGLVIANPATNLMGLIIATQIPGLIGLSHHFKPDLQLIVNGAISSIVGIMFAVIITALIRNKRPSWTARRAFRKGINELIQFLSEIRLNRSSLQSRQRFVARTLDKVNVILPRKRIDPVPDLVSGGNLITEVWIGVNFYDFYVKHQTLLSEHAVITDGLFYEINKFLRSRLKSLQAMPHAALLAEMDYLLIHLDRLCEQDNRLYSPLFYLFNIRLSLFSTERWPTVSVMP; encoded by the coding sequence ATGAAGTGGTTGTCAAAGAGTGCGGTGTTATTTTCACTCAAAACATGTTTAGCCGCGTTTCTCGCTTTTTACATTGCGCTGGAGCTTAACTTTGATAAGCCGGCCTGGTCGCTCACTACCGTTTATGTAGCCTCACAGCTTTACTCATCCTCTACGGTTTCCAAATCGATTTTTCGTTTTTTGGGTACCGTGCTCGGCGGCCTGTTTATCTTTCTGATTTACCCCGCCACCGTGCTCTATCCGGTCTTATTTAGCCTGTGTGTCTCGATTTGGGTAGCCGTGTGTCTCTATTTTTCTCTGCATGACCGGACCCCAAAAAGTTACGTTTTTATGCTGGCGGGATACAGCGCCGCAATCATGGGCTTTCCTGATGTAGATACGCCGCTGTCGATCACCTACACCGTGGTGTCGCGTATTGAAGAGATTACGGTGGCGATTATTTGTAGCAGCCTGGTCCACAGCCTGATCCTACCGGTCTCAATGCGGAATATTTTGGAAAACAGCGTCACTAACTGGTACACCAGCGCCCGAAAATTATGCAGTGAGCTCTTAACGGCGGAGACCAAAGAGCAAACGCCGGAGCGCGAAGCTATTTTGGTCCAAATGGCCGGTTATCCGGTGAATGTCGAAACGCTGATCACACATTGCGTGTTTGAAGGCGATGCTGCGCGCCAGCTTATACGCTTGGTGACGGTACAGTATCAGCACCTCTCTTATCTGATCCCGACGCTTACCGCGATTGAGATTCGGCTCAAACTCTTAGCGGAACAACAGATTGATTTCCCTGATTTTGTCGATACAACGTTTAGACGCTTCCTGACATGGCTAAATAGCGGCGATAAGAATCGCGAAACGCAGGCGATACTGCAGGACATTGCGCTCACTCAGGCCAATATCAAACGTTGTTATCAAGATAAAACCCTCAGCGCGGAAAAGAGCCTGTTACTCAGCGGATTACTCGAACGATTGGCAAACTTCGTGAAAATTACCGAGGCCTGGTCGACGGTGGGGGAAAAAGTCGGCAGCCTAAAAGAACGCGGTAATCCGGCAAAGCGCGCCCAGGCGCACTGGCATATTGATAAAGGGTTATTGCTGCTCTCCTCGTTTACGGCCTTCCTGGCGACATTTGCCTGTTGCCTGTTTTGGATTGGCTCCGGCTGGAGTGATGGTTCAACCGCGCCCTTAATGGCGGCAGTTCTTTGCTCCTTCTTCGCCGGTATGGATAGCCCGATTGCCCCAATGAAGTTGTTTCTCAAAGGCGTAGTGGTAGCGATTGTGATCAGTATTCTATATTCGGCGCTGATTATTCCGCAAACCGTGACGTTTGAATCATTGATTATCGGCCTGGCGCCAGGGCTATTTGCACTCGGTCTGGTGATCGCCAACCCCGCCACTAACCTGATGGGGTTAATTATTGCTACCCAAATCCCCGGCTTAATTGGTTTGAGCCATCACTTCAAACCCGATTTACAGTTGATCGTTAACGGTGCGATTTCTAGCATTGTCGGTATCATGTTCGCGGTCATCATCACGGCGCTGATCCGCAATAAGCGCCCCTCCTGGACTGCTCGCCGCGCCTTCCGTAAAGGCATTAACGAACTGATCCAGTTCCTCTCTGAAATTCGGCTTAACCGCTCATCACTCCAGTCGCGGCAACGCTTTGTCGCCCGTACGCTAGATAAAGTGAATGTTATCCTGCCACGCAAAAGGATCGATCCGGTTCCCGACCTGGTTTCCGGCGGAAACCTGATAACCGAAGTCTGGATTGGAGTCAATTTTTACGACTTTTATGTCAAACATCAGACGTTATTGTCCGAGCATGCGGTTATAACTGACGGGCTGTTTTATGAGATCAACAAATTTCTGCGTTCGCGTCTGAAATCGTTGCAGGCGATGCCGCATGCTGCTTTATTGGCGGAAATGGACTATTTGCTTATTCATCTCGATCGGCTATGCGAGCAGGATAACCGGCTCTATTCGCCACTGTTTTATTTGTTCAATATCCGTCTATCGCTATTCTCTACCGAACGTTGGCCGACGGTATCGGTGATGCCCTGA
- a CDS encoding alpha/beta fold hydrolase: MAANGVKWAPCGLLLALGIFSATSAQAATYGEQLEGFHYPFPLQHFSFQSQQQPLSMGFMDVKPTAAANGHTVVLMHGKNFCGATWEETIKALSAHGYRVIAPDQIGFCSSTKPANYQYSFQQLATNTHQLLQHLGIKKAMIVGHSTGGMLATRYALMYPQQTEKLVLVNPIGLEDWKAKGVPYRTVDQWYQRELKLSAQSIKQYEQQTYYVGQWKPAYDKWVDMLAGLNSGPGHQKVAWNSALIYDMIFTQPIYYEFAQISVPTTLMIGTSDTTAIGSDIASPAVKARLGHYNVLGKQTAKMIPHARLVEFPGMGHAPQMEEPEKFNQTLLSELAGTAQ; encoded by the coding sequence ATGGCAGCAAACGGTGTAAAGTGGGCGCCCTGCGGGTTGCTATTGGCGTTGGGTATATTTAGCGCGACGTCGGCGCAGGCGGCCACGTATGGCGAACAGTTGGAAGGGTTTCACTACCCTTTTCCGCTGCAACATTTTTCTTTTCAATCACAGCAGCAGCCGCTCAGTATGGGGTTTATGGATGTGAAGCCGACTGCCGCTGCCAATGGACATACCGTGGTGTTAATGCACGGCAAGAATTTTTGCGGCGCGACATGGGAAGAGACCATCAAGGCGTTGAGCGCTCACGGTTATCGGGTAATTGCGCCGGATCAGATTGGGTTTTGTAGTTCCACTAAGCCGGCTAATTATCAGTACAGCTTTCAGCAACTGGCTACTAATACGCACCAGTTATTGCAGCATCTGGGCATTAAAAAGGCGATGATTGTCGGCCATTCAACCGGCGGCATGTTAGCGACACGTTATGCCTTGATGTACCCGCAGCAAACCGAAAAGCTGGTGTTAGTGAATCCAATAGGTTTGGAAGACTGGAAAGCGAAAGGGGTGCCGTATCGTACCGTTGACCAGTGGTACCAACGCGAGCTTAAGCTTTCGGCGCAGAGCATTAAGCAGTATGAACAGCAAACCTATTATGTTGGGCAGTGGAAACCGGCGTATGACAAATGGGTGGATATGCTGGCCGGGTTGAATAGCGGGCCGGGTCATCAAAAGGTGGCGTGGAATTCGGCACTCATCTACGACATGATTTTTACGCAGCCGATTTATTATGAGTTCGCTCAGATTAGCGTTCCGACGACGTTAATGATCGGTACGTCGGACACGACTGCGATTGGTAGCGATATCGCATCGCCGGCGGTGAAGGCCCGGCTTGGTCACTATAATGTGCTGGGTAAGCAGACGGCGAAAATGATTCCGCATGCGCGCCTGGTTGAGTTTCCCGGTATGGGGCATGCGCCGCAGATGGAAGAGCCGGAGAAGTTTAATCAGACTCTGCTGTCGGAACTGGCAGGCACGGCGCAATAG
- a CDS encoding YrhA family protein: MVKKTLASVAEELKIIAKTLGYPANPGNTGKHTSLMAIEETGANLDDFWQQYLALMALIDGFSIDGFSIYGLRSYRNEHNNFFEYNNGASRTNEPNTKESASLLLIGSTGTDLFVYDMSSERWEARDRIAIDEAYESYASLAELIESITLRIKNANQLE, from the coding sequence ATGGTGAAGAAAACGTTAGCTAGCGTCGCCGAAGAATTAAAAATAATTGCAAAAACGTTGGGTTATCCGGCTAATCCTGGCAATACAGGCAAACACACATCGCTGATGGCTATTGAGGAGACCGGAGCTAATTTAGATGACTTTTGGCAGCAGTATCTAGCTCTTATGGCATTAATCGATGGTTTTTCTATTGATGGTTTTTCTATCTACGGTTTGCGCAGCTATCGAAATGAACATAATAATTTCTTTGAATATAACAATGGTGCTTCCCGAACCAACGAGCCAAATACAAAAGAAAGCGCTTCATTGCTTTTGATTGGCTCAACGGGAACGGATTTATTTGTCTACGATATGTCTTCAGAACGATGGGAAGCTCGCGATCGTATTGCCATTGATGAGGCCTATGAAAGCTACGCCAGCCTCGCAGAATTAATTGAAAGCATTACTCTTCGGATAAAAAATGCTAACCAACTGGAATAA
- a CDS encoding HNH endonuclease signature motif containing protein → MRDGNNPIDWEVHHKFPLDDSGTNAFGNLVLIKKSPEHVMFTTAQQKISRAMTAGGKTEVLWPIPKGVIYP, encoded by the coding sequence ATGCGTGACGGGAATAACCCTATTGACTGGGAGGTTCATCATAAGTTCCCGTTGGATGATAGTGGAACCAACGCTTTCGGCAATCTTGTTTTAATCAAAAAATCGCCCGAACATGTTATGTTTACAACAGCGCAACAAAAAATTTCTCGCGCGATGACGGCTGGAGGGAAAACAGAGGTTTTATGGCCTATTCCCAAAGGCGTGATCTATCCATAA
- a CDS encoding dipeptidase: MSEKKPMPVFDGHNDLLLRLWLHAATTPPEQPFFNGEAGGHIDFPRLRRGGMVGGLFAVFVPPADYVAQARKEAVGNHQPLAIVEAQIAILQRLESAAEGRAKICRTVAEIEHCLANNILAMVMHIEGAEALDPELKLLDRFWQLGLRSLGPFWNTPNQFGVGVSGGFPGSPDSGEGLTAAGRALLQRCNQLGIMIDLSHMNEKAFWQTAEISQAPLVATHSNAHALCPQPRNLTDRQLAAIAASDGLVGVNFGTAFLRADGKRDGNTPITEIVKHLAWLIDKLGEDRVGFGSDFDGINVPDELGDVAGLPLLLQALTQAGFSEAVIEKLAWRNWLRVLKQTWGR; this comes from the coding sequence ATGTCAGAAAAAAAGCCCATGCCGGTGTTTGACGGCCATAACGATCTCCTGCTGCGTCTTTGGCTACATGCGGCGACTACGCCACCTGAACAGCCCTTCTTTAACGGAGAGGCGGGCGGGCATATCGATTTTCCTCGTCTACGCCGCGGAGGAATGGTTGGCGGTCTGTTCGCAGTGTTCGTGCCACCGGCAGACTATGTGGCCCAGGCGCGTAAAGAAGCAGTGGGCAACCATCAACCGCTGGCCATCGTCGAAGCGCAGATCGCCATTTTACAGCGTCTGGAAAGCGCCGCTGAAGGACGCGCGAAAATTTGCCGCACGGTCGCAGAGATTGAACATTGCCTGGCAAATAATATCCTGGCAATGGTCATGCATATTGAAGGCGCGGAGGCATTAGATCCGGAACTGAAATTGTTGGACAGGTTCTGGCAACTCGGTCTACGTAGCCTTGGGCCATTTTGGAATACACCTAACCAGTTTGGTGTTGGCGTCAGCGGTGGCTTTCCCGGCTCGCCTGATAGCGGTGAAGGATTGACCGCCGCCGGGCGCGCGTTGCTACAACGCTGCAACCAGCTTGGCATTATGATTGACCTTTCCCATATGAATGAGAAAGCGTTCTGGCAAACGGCGGAGATTAGCCAGGCGCCGCTGGTGGCGACGCATTCCAATGCCCATGCTTTATGTCCACAGCCGCGCAACCTAACCGATCGGCAATTAGCAGCGATCGCCGCCAGTGATGGTTTGGTTGGGGTAAATTTCGGCACCGCCTTTCTGCGCGCCGATGGTAAACGGGACGGTAACACGCCAATAACAGAAATTGTAAAACATCTTGCCTGGCTGATCGATAAACTGGGCGAAGATCGTGTGGGTTTCGGCTCAGATTTTGACGGCATTAATGTGCCGGATGAACTGGGCGATGTTGCCGGTTTACCCTTGTTATTACAGGCTTTAACACAGGCAGGTTTTAGCGAGGCCGTTATCGAAAAGCTGGCGTGGCGTAACTGGTTACGCGTACTGAAGCAGACGTGGGGAAGGTAA
- the pqqA gene encoding pyrroloquinoline quinone precursor peptide PqqA — MKWTKPEFVDLRLGLEVTLYISNR; from the coding sequence ATGAAGTGGACCAAACCTGAGTTTGTTGACCTGCGTTTAGGCTTAGAAGTAACCCTTTACATTTCTAACCGCTAA